One region of Primulina tabacum isolate GXHZ01 chromosome 17, ASM2559414v2, whole genome shotgun sequence genomic DNA includes:
- the LOC142530755 gene encoding uncharacterized protein LOC142530755: MGGVTSSMAAKLAFFPPTPPSYKVVTDDTTGLLLLHPFPHRENVDVLKLPTRRGTDIVAMYVRYPMATLTVLYSHGNAADVGQMYELFVELSVHLRANLLGYDYSGYGQSSGKPSEHNTYADIEAAYKCLQENYGTKQEDIILYGQSVGSGPTVDLASRLPQIRAVVLHSPILSGLRVMYPVKRTYWFDIYKNIDKIPLVKCPVLVIHGTADDVVDCSHGKQLYELCQEKYEPLWIKGGNHCDLELYPEYIKHLKKFVHAVEKPSAIHASRKSVDRPEHSRRSIEYIEAPRKSTDWREKPRRSTDRPEKLKTYEYKFHKDDKLSKLKASLDQMERSRRSVEYNEKSRRSIDIHLEKARKSIDWLDRLRTS, encoded by the exons ATGGGAGGGGTGACATCATCAATGGCTGCGAAGCTAGCGTTTTTCCCTCCTACTCCTCCGAGCTACAAAGTGGTCACGGATGATACCACTGGGCTCCTGCTGCTGCACCCGTTCCCGCACCGGGAAAACGTCGACGTTTTGAAGCTGCCGACGCGGCGGGGGACTGATATCGTGGCGATGTACGTGCGGTACCCCATGGCTACTTTGACGGTACTGTACTCGCACGGCAACGCGGCGGATGTCGGGCAGATGTACGAGCTTTTCGTCGAGCTCAGCGTTCATCTCAGAGCTAATCTCCTTGG ATATGACTACTCAGGTTATGGCCAGTCATCTGGAAAG CCAAGTGAGCATAATACTTATGCGGATATTGAAGCTGCATACAAGTGTCTTCAAGAAAACTatgggaccaagcaagaggacaTTATACTCTATGGACAATCGGTTGGGAGTGGTCCTACCGTAGATCTAGCCTCTCGTTTGCCACAAATAAGGGCTGTTGTCTTGCATAGTCCTATTCTATCAGGCTTAAGAGTCATGTATCCGGTGAAGCGCACATACTGGTTTGACATCTATAAG AACATTGACAAAATCCCCTTGGTGAAGTGTCCGGTGCTGGTTATTCAT GGCACAGCTGATGATGTCGTTGACTGTTCTCACGGTAAACAACTTTACGAACTATGCCAAGAGAAGTACGAGCCATTATGGATCAAGGGAGGAAACCACTGCGATTTAGAACTCTATCCCGAGTATATTAAGCACCTAAAAAAATTTGTACATGCAGTCGAAAAGCCTTCTGCAATACATGCATCAAGGAAAAGTGTAGACCGACCTGAACATTCCAGGAGAAGTATAGAGTATATTGAAGCTCCAAGGAAGAGCACAGACTGGAGAGAGAAACCCAGGCGTAGCACTGATAGGCCTGAAAAACTCAAAACCTACGAATACAAATTTCATAAAGACGACAAGCTTTCCAAGTTGAAAGCATCTCTTGATCAAATGGAAAGATCTCGGAGGAGTGTGGAGTATAATGAGAAGTCCCGAAGGAGCATTGACATTCACTTAGAGAAAGCGCGGAAAAGCATTGATTGGTTGGATAGATTACGAACTTCATGA
- the LOC142531207 gene encoding autophagy-related protein 16-like — protein sequence MVQEEIAVEAIKHALRALKKRHLLEEGAHSPAFSALSRPILSQGSEWKEKFENLQVEIHQCYKVQSRLSEQLAIEVADTRASKALLQERESMISELQNEVTQSRNECSRLAGVLEEKTSALELLISEHQNLIEQLEATTLRADNAEAENKTLIDRWLVEKMKDAERMNETNAIYEDMLDHMKGNNIQQIARQQVDGVVRQSEEGAEYYVESVIPTTCKRRIPAHEGGCSSIVFEYNSGMLVSGGQDKAIKIWDTNTGLLSRTLYGCLGSVLDLSVTHDNKAVIAASSANNLCVWDVNSGRVRHTLTGHVDKVCAVDVSRVSNRNVVSAAYDRTIKVWDLQKGYCVNTLIFHSNCNTLCFSIDGQIICSGHMDGNLRLWDIQTGKLLSEVTAHANAITSLSLSRSGSTILSSGRDNLHNLFDIRTLEIFATLRANDNRVASNWSRSCISPDDGYVAAGSADGSVHVWSVENGKIASTLKEHTFPVLCCSWNNLGKPLATSDKNGDICIWT from the exons AT GGTGCAAGAAGAAATAGCagtggaagcaataaaacatgcttTACGAGCTCTTAAGAAGCGGCATTTACTCGAAGAAGGCGCTCACTCCCCTGCTTTCAGCGCTCTCTCTCGCCCGATTCTTTCACAG GGATCGGAGtggaaagaaaaatttgaaaatcttcAGGTTGAGATCCACCAATGCTACAAAGTACAATCTCGACTTTCGGAACAACTTGCGATTGAAGTGGCTGATACTAGAGCTTCAAAAGCTTTACTGCAAGAGAGAGAATCCATGATATCTGAATTGCAAAATGAGGTTACTCAGTCAAG GAATGAATGCTCTCGTTTAGCTGGTGTGTTAGAAGAGAAGACAAGTGCCTTAGAACTGTTGATATCTGAGCACCAGAATCTTATAGAACAACTCGAAGCAACCACACTAAGAGCTGACAATGCTGAAGCAGAAAATAAGACATTGATCGATCGTTGGCTGGTGGAGAAAATGAAAGATGCTGAACGCATGAATGAG ACGAATGCCATTTATGAAGACATGCTGGATCACATGAAGGGaaacaatatacaacaaatcGCCCGTCAACAAGTGGATGGTGTTGTCCGTCAAAGTGAAGAAGGTGCTGAGTATTATGTTGAGTCGGTGATTCCCACTACATGCAAGCGAAGAATCCCGGCCCACGAAGGTGGTTGCTCCTCGATAGTTTTTGAGTATAATTCTGGTATGTTGGTTAGTGGGGGTCAGGATAAAGCCATCAAAATTTGGGATACAAATACAGGGTTGTTAAGTCGTACGCTTTATGGTTGTCTGGGCTCTGTTCTTGATCTTTCGGTCACCCACGATAACAAAGCTGTCATTGCAGCCAGTAGTGCAAATAACTTGTGTGTTTGGGATGTAAATTCGGGTCGGGTTCGACATACACTCACTGGCCATGTAGACAAGGTCTGTGCCGTGGATGTGAGCCGAGTGTCAAATCGCAATGTCGTGAGTGCTGCTTATGACCGTACGATAAAAGTTTGGGATCTTCAGAAGGGATACTGTGTCAATACTCTAATATTTCATAGCAATTGCAACACCCTTTGTTTTAGCATAGATGGACAAATTATTTGTTCGGGCCACATGGACGGGAATCTCCGACTATGGGATATTCAGACGGGTAAACTTCTGAGTGAGGTTACTGCCCATGCAAATGCTATCACATCTCTGTCATTGTCTAGAAGTGGAAGTACAATCTTGTCCAGTGGAAGAGACAACTTACACAACTTATTTGATATCCGTACTCTTGAAATATTCGCCACTTTGAGAGCAAATGACAATAGAGTGGCATCTAATTGGAGCAGATCTTGTATTAGTCCTGATGATGGTTATGTAGCTGCTGGATCTGCTGATGGATCAGTACATGTTTGGTCGGTAGAAAATGGGAAAATAGCGAGCACTCTAAAGGAGCATACGTTTCCTGTGTTATGCTGTTCATGGAATAATCTTGGGAAACCTTTGGCTACCTCGGATAAGAATGGTGACATATGCATTTGGACTTGA